A genomic region of Schistocerca gregaria isolate iqSchGreg1 unplaced genomic scaffold, iqSchGreg1.2 ptg000641l, whole genome shotgun sequence contains the following coding sequences:
- the LOC126317758 gene encoding uncharacterized protein LOC126317758, with amino-acid sequence MSLREVALPAKGVADRRPSGPARATELIPVAAPSGPPLMTNRLTTTDHDRNDSSDSDVLSRDRVFILMNKLAHGGSYPGRKDDEATILAFCHIRKGATLPYTRQQVSGVPPRAPPVESRESAVPAVAASAGVAPLASTTEEVDVPPAAPLVPETREEPVATLAAAAEMQDIDLPDANLAEAIAESERRDTDSDAARAPRKRRAMTHDDSDTPSQTSDTARPRKKASRASRPSTTEPGTSIAGSSASAASPRPTKTRRPTRPPATSRQPDEDGFVAPPRRRTARAAALQQPTPLPTANAFAGASVDATEDGAAPPVSAQKKPPPIVIQWVGGYKEFQQKLDRAATSATVKTAGRDLYKVTVSSNEEYRAVMDTISRDGLPGRNHRSGGAAPSRKVHPSTSFAAATKGGPSTATARRSELAAGETRQPAAPSPASPGGEANPTPTQSARVAAPRRRRRRAGRATHAAARRTADDTLPQQTTAPRATPQPAADASRQSSTTELPQPASPVAEAAPAANAAPSATDAAELRSVNEETEPESLSVAMTSWSESQLVSDEEGDEGG; translated from the exons ATGTCGTTGAGAGAGGTTGCTTTAcctgcgaagggtgtggcggatcgccgcccgTCGGGGCCAGCTCGGGCGACTGAGCTGATCCcggtggcggccccatccggccccccacttatgacgaaccggcttaCGACAACTGACCACGACAGGAATGACTCTTCGGATTCTGATGTGCTCTCTCGTGATCGAGTGTTCATCCTTATGAACAAACTCGCTCACGGGGGTTCCTACCCGGGTCGAAAGGACGACGAGGCGACTATACTCGCCTTCTGTCACATTCGGAAGGGTGCCACTCTGCCGTACACGAGGCAGCAAGTGTCGGGTGTGCCACCGAGAGCCCCGCCGGTTGAATCGCGCGAGTCTGCGGTCCCGGCGGTGGCGGCCTCGGCGGGAGTTGCGCCGCTGGCCTCGACCACTGAAGAGGTCGATGTGCCCCCGGCTGCACCCCTGGTCCCCGAGACACGAGAAGAGCCCGTGGCTACGCTAGCTGCGGCCGCCGAGATGCAGGATATCGACCTGCCTGACGCAAATTTGGCTGAGGCCATTGCCGAGTCAGAGCGCCGTGACACTGACTCTGACGCTGCCCGTGCGCCCAGAAAGCGCCGGGCTATGACGCATGACGACTCCGACACTCCCTCTCAGACGTCCGACACAGCGAGGCCGCGGAAGAAGGCCTCGAGGGCTTCCCGCCCTTCCACCACGGAGCCTGGGACGTCTATCGCGGGCTCCTCCGCGAGCGCCGCCTCGCCGAGACCGACGAAGACGCGGCGGCCCACTCGTCCACCTGCCACCTCCCGGCAGCCGGATGAGGATGGTTTTGTCGCCCCTCCCAGGCGGCGCACTGCCAGGGCTGCTGCGCTGCAGCAACCGACGCCGCTGCCGACCGCCAACGCGTTCGCGGGGGCCAGTGTGGACGCGACTGAAGATGGTGCCGCGCCTCCTGTGTCGGCCCAAAAGAAGCCCCCGCCCATCGTCATCCAATGGGTGGGAGGGTACAAGGAGTTCCAGCAAAAACTAGACAGGGCGGCCACGTCCGCCACTGTCAAGACTGCTGGCCGTGACCTCTACAAGGTCACGGTGTCCTCCAACGAGGAGTACCGCGCGGTGATGGACACCATCTCCAGAGATGGCCTCCC GGGCCGAAACCACCGGAGCGGAGGGGCTGCTCCCTCTCGTAAGGTGCACCCATCCACCAGCTTTGCTGCCGCCACCAAGGGCGGACCATCAACCGCCACCGCCCGACGTTCGGAACTGGCGGCGGGCGAGACGCGGCAACCGGCCGCGCCGTCCCCGGCTTCGCCCGGGGGGGAGGCCAACCCAACACCCACGCAGAGCGCGCGGGTTGCCGCCccgcgcaggcgtcgccggcgcgcGGGCCGGGCCACCCATGCCGCTGCACGCCGGACTGCCGATGACACACTGCCGCAACAGACGACAGCACCTCGTGCTACGCCGCAACCGGCTGCCGACGCTTCGCGGCAGTCGTCTACTACGGAGTTGCCGCAACCGGCCTCCCCAGTGGCGGAGGCCGCCCCAGCGGCCAACGCCGCCCCCTCGGCCACCGATGCAGCCGAGCTCC